One window of Microbacterium sp. 1S1 genomic DNA carries:
- a CDS encoding GntR family transcriptional regulator produces the protein MSALSSLPAVPAASRRERVAEILREAITTGDLEPGQKLTELELAAQLGTSRAPVREALRQLEQEGLVVSYPYRGTEVLGVSQEEIENVLVPIRIALERFAFEKAMAVVTDEDVAALTAIIDSMDEAASAGDLARLADDDIRFHEAIVLLSGQQHCLQIWRTIQPRVRAYFRRDANYYGDSHAVADQHRELIGALQSGDRDHGLAAITEHIRTHFSAATAAEADR, from the coding sequence ATGAGCGCTCTCTCCTCCCTCCCCGCGGTCCCTGCGGCGTCGCGCCGCGAGCGCGTCGCCGAGATCCTCCGCGAGGCCATCACCACCGGCGACCTGGAGCCCGGTCAGAAGCTGACCGAGCTCGAACTGGCCGCCCAGCTGGGGACCAGCCGGGCGCCGGTGCGTGAAGCCCTGCGCCAGCTCGAGCAGGAAGGCCTCGTCGTCTCGTACCCCTACCGCGGCACCGAGGTGCTCGGCGTCTCGCAGGAGGAGATCGAGAACGTGCTCGTGCCCATCCGCATCGCGCTCGAGCGCTTCGCGTTCGAGAAGGCGATGGCCGTCGTCACCGATGAGGACGTCGCCGCCCTGACCGCGATCATCGACAGCATGGACGAGGCGGCGTCCGCGGGCGACCTCGCCCGGCTCGCGGACGACGACATCCGCTTCCACGAGGCCATCGTGCTCCTGTCGGGGCAGCAGCACTGCCTGCAGATCTGGCGCACCATCCAGCCGCGGGTCCGCGCCTACTTCCGTCGCGACGCGAACTACTACGGCGACTCGCATGCCGTCGCGGACCAGCATCGCGAGCTGATCGGCGCGTTGCAGAGCGGCGACCGCGATCACGGCCTCGCCGCCATCACGGAGCACATCCGCACCCACTTCTCCGCGGCCACCGCTGCGGAGGCCGACCGGTGA
- a CDS encoding sugar porter family MFS transporter, producing the protein MSSESSSAVAGTAPEPRRRRSAATTPPPGESGRLTPAVTGFAAAAAVGGFLFGFDTAVINGAVTAIENNLGLDAVGLGVVVAVTLLGAAVGALGAGWIADRIGRPRTMLTAGVVFFVAAIGCGLAQGVVDLAVWRLVTGIAVGFATVLGPLYISEIAPAHVRGRLASMQQMAIVLGIFVALLSDSGIAWVLGGADAELFLGLPAWRWMFIAGVVPALIYLVLALVVPESPRFLVARGRVEAARRVLMRLQRVAPAEARLLTDRIEESLQHKDAGRFRDLLDRRRGLLPVVWVGIGVAALQALVGIDVIFYYSTSLWESVGFEESAAFGLSVLSSFINVAATVVAIVLIDRVGRRRLLLTGSAGMFVSLVIVSIGFSTARLVDGAPQLDGVWGPVTLIGANLFVVAFAVSWGPVVWVLLGEMFPNRIRGVALSVCAAANWLAGVALNFSFPSLRDVSLPGSYALYAMMAALSFLLVYFGVRETNGRSLEEMEASVGRGGTEGPSR; encoded by the coding sequence ATGTCCTCTGAATCCTCATCCGCCGTCGCCGGCACCGCGCCGGAACCCCGCCGTCGCCGGAGCGCCGCCACGACGCCCCCGCCGGGGGAGAGCGGACGCCTCACCCCGGCCGTGACCGGGTTCGCCGCCGCGGCCGCTGTCGGCGGCTTCCTCTTCGGCTTCGACACGGCCGTCATCAACGGCGCGGTCACCGCCATCGAGAACAACCTCGGACTGGACGCCGTCGGTCTGGGCGTCGTGGTCGCCGTCACGCTCCTCGGGGCAGCGGTGGGGGCGCTCGGCGCCGGGTGGATCGCGGATCGCATCGGTCGGCCCCGCACCATGCTCACCGCCGGCGTCGTCTTCTTCGTCGCCGCGATCGGGTGCGGTCTCGCGCAGGGGGTGGTCGACCTCGCCGTGTGGCGGCTGGTCACCGGAATCGCGGTCGGGTTCGCGACCGTGCTCGGCCCCCTCTACATCTCGGAGATCGCGCCGGCCCACGTCCGCGGACGCCTCGCCTCGATGCAGCAGATGGCGATCGTGCTGGGGATCTTCGTCGCCTTGCTCTCGGACAGCGGGATTGCGTGGGTGCTCGGCGGCGCGGATGCGGAGCTGTTCCTCGGGCTGCCGGCCTGGCGCTGGATGTTCATCGCGGGGGTGGTGCCGGCGCTGATCTACCTGGTGCTCGCGCTCGTCGTCCCGGAGTCCCCGCGATTCCTCGTGGCTCGTGGCCGGGTGGAGGCGGCGCGTCGGGTGCTGATGCGGCTGCAGCGCGTCGCGCCGGCCGAGGCGCGACTGCTCACGGACCGCATCGAGGAGTCGCTGCAGCACAAGGACGCGGGGCGCTTCCGCGACCTCCTGGACCGGCGTCGGGGGCTCCTCCCCGTGGTGTGGGTGGGCATCGGGGTGGCCGCGCTGCAGGCGCTCGTCGGCATCGACGTCATCTTCTACTACTCCACCTCGTTGTGGGAGTCGGTCGGCTTCGAGGAGTCCGCCGCGTTCGGGCTGTCGGTGCTGAGCTCCTTCATCAACGTGGCGGCCACCGTCGTCGCGATCGTCCTCATCGACAGGGTCGGGCGCCGCCGGCTCCTGCTGACCGGCTCGGCGGGCATGTTCGTCAGCCTCGTGATCGTGAGCATCGGCTTCTCCACGGCGCGCCTCGTGGACGGGGCGCCCCAGCTCGACGGCGTGTGGGGCCCGGTGACGCTGATCGGCGCGAACCTCTTCGTGGTCGCGTTCGCGGTGTCCTGGGGGCCGGTCGTCTGGGTGCTGCTGGGGGAGATGTTCCCCAACCGGATCCGCGGCGTCGCCCTGTCCGTGTGCGCCGCGGCGAACTGGCTCGCGGGCGTGGCGCTCAACTTCTCGTTCCCCAGCCTGCGGGATGTGTCGCTGCCCGGTAGCTACGCCCTGTACGCGATGATGGCGGCGCTGTCGTTCCTGCTCGTGTACTTCGGGGTCCGGGAGACCAACGGCCGCTCGCTCGAGGAGATGGAGGCGAGCGTGGGGCGCGGCGGGACGGAGGGCCCGTCACGATGA
- a CDS encoding SDR family NAD(P)-dependent oxidoreductase — MSTVVVTGAAAGIGRGIVLRAAARGQHIALLDIDERALADTAAAALAAGAASALALRCDVSVESEVDAAFATAAERLPTITGVVANAGIEVSEPLASASVESWDRVMAVNLRGTFLTARAALHRWRAEGTGGSLVCVSSPSAFVGFAGGANTAYGASKGGVSAFVRAAALDAAPDGVRVNAVVPGATDTDILYFGLEGEALAARRTELGEAARQQIPLGRMARPEEIADAVLWLLGPESAYVTGSHLVCDGGLLAKSANTF, encoded by the coding sequence GTGAGCACGGTCGTCGTCACCGGTGCGGCCGCCGGGATCGGCCGCGGTATCGTGCTCCGCGCCGCCGCGCGGGGCCAGCACATCGCCCTCCTCGACATCGATGAGCGCGCGCTGGCGGACACCGCGGCGGCGGCGCTCGCAGCGGGGGCTGCCTCTGCCCTCGCGCTCCGCTGCGACGTGAGCGTCGAGAGCGAGGTCGACGCGGCCTTCGCGACCGCCGCCGAGCGTCTGCCAACGATCACCGGGGTCGTCGCGAACGCGGGCATCGAGGTGAGCGAGCCGCTCGCGTCGGCGAGCGTCGAGTCGTGGGACCGCGTGATGGCGGTCAACCTCCGCGGGACCTTCCTGACGGCACGCGCGGCCCTCCACCGCTGGCGAGCCGAGGGCACGGGCGGTTCCCTGGTGTGCGTCTCGTCGCCGTCGGCCTTCGTGGGCTTCGCCGGGGGAGCGAACACGGCCTACGGGGCATCGAAGGGTGGCGTCTCCGCGTTCGTGCGGGCCGCCGCATTGGACGCCGCCCCGGACGGGGTGCGGGTCAACGCCGTCGTCCCTGGCGCCACCGACACCGACATCCTCTATTTCGGCTTGGAGGGAGAGGCGTTGGCCGCCCGCCGCACCGAGCTGGGGGAGGCGGCGCGCCAGCAGATCCCGCTGGGGCGAATGGCGCGTCCAGAGGAGATCGCCGACGCCGTCCTGTGGCTTCTCGGCCCGGAGAGCGCGTACGTCACCGGCAGTCACCTCGTGTGCGACGGCGGGCTCCTCGCGAAGAGTGCCAACACCTTCTAG